From Bradyrhizobium sp. AZCC 1610:
CTTCGACGAGGTGACGTCGGGCCTTCGCATCAATTCCGGCGGCGCGCACCTCGCCTATGGCGTCGACCCCGACATCGCGGTGTTCGCCAAGGCCATCGCCAACGGTTTTCCGATGGCGGCGATCGTCGGCCGGGCATCGGTGATGGATGCTGCGCAGGAAACCTTTGTCAGCTCGACCGCCTGGACCGAGCGCGTCGGACCGGTCGCAGCCCTTGCCACTCTGCGCAAGCATCGCGAGCAGAATGTCGCCAGGCATCTGATGCGGATCGGCACCCGCCTTCAGAAGGGCTGGACCGAGGTGTCACAGGCAACCGGCCTGCCGGTGCATGTCTCCGGCATTTCGCCGCTCGGGCATTTCGCCTTCGATCTGCCTGACGCCCAGGAGGTGCGTACATTGTTCACGCAGATGATGCTCGACCGCGGCATTCTAGCCACCGGCTCGTTCTACGCGATGTGGACGCATACCGACGCCCATGTCGACCGCTATCTGGAAACCGTGAACGAGGTGTTCCGCGAGCTGCGCACCGCAGTGGAGCAGAAGGCCGTCAAGCAATTGCTGCGCGGCCCGGTCGCCCATTCCGGGTTCAAGCGTCTGACCTGATCAGGCGTCTACCCCGAAAATATCGCGCCTCACGTTGCGCGACGTCGGCGAGCGCGCGGCCTTCGGATAGATGCCGTGCAGCACGCTGTCGGCGGCGAGCGCGCCGCCATCAATGATGATCGCTCCGGTCGACACGAAGGTGTTATTGCCGATGGCGGTCTTCCCGATCACGCGGCTGCCGCCATACATCACGATGCCGCGGCCGAACGACGGATAGTCGTTCTCGAGGTTCGCGCCGACCGTGCAGTTGTGATAACAGATGAAGTAATCTGAATAGTTCGCACGGCCGAGCACGGTGCCGACCGGATGCTGGACCGCGAACACGTCGGGCAGCTCGACCTCATAGAACGCATCCAGCGCGTGCAGCGCCTTGTTGAGCGCATAGGCCTTGTCGGCGATGGGATGGCCGGGCCGCTCGCGGAACGCGCTGTTTGCGAGATAGTAGAGAAAGATCGCGTATTGGTCGGAGTGCCAATGCGAAAAACGCGCTTCGCCATCGGCGAAAAAGCCTTTCAGCCTGACGCGCGAGAAGCAATGTTCGATCCGGCCAAGCGCGAGATCGACGAAATTCGGCAAGTCGCCGAGATCGGCGCCATCCGGAAACAGGTTCTCGAACTGCTTCCGCACATAGCCGGCGAGGTCATTGCGCTGAAGCGAGAGCTGCACGGTACTAGTTCCTGCTGCTGGAGCTCGCCCGCACCTCGAGGCCGCGCGAGAAGAGATGGCTGCGCAGCTTGATCGGGCTGTGATCGGTGAAGAGGAACATCGAAGAGATCGCCACTGCGGACGCGCCGGCCTCCAGCGCATCGATCGCATGCTGCAGTGAGCCACAGCCACCGGAGACGATCAAGGGCACGCCCAGCACGTTTGCAGCCCTGTGGATCATGTCGAGGTCGTAACCGCTCATGGTACCGTCGCGATCGATGGAACCGAGCAGCACCTCGCCGCAATGCAGGTCCTCACAGCGCCGCGCCCATTCGATCGGGTCGAGGGCCGCATGCTCGCGGCCGCCGTCGATGAAAACGCTGGCGTGGTTGGGGCTGATCTTCTTGTAATCGATCGACACCGTGATGCATTGGTCGCCGAACACCCGCGCCGCGTCGCGGACGAATTCGGGACGCCGCACCGCTTCCGAATTGACCGAAACCTTGTCGGCGCCGGCGCGCAGCAGCATGTTGACTTCTTCAAGCGTCTTGACTCCGCCGCCGACCGTGAATGGCATGAAGATCTCTTCCGACATCCGCTCGATGATATCGACCACGCGGCTGCGCGAGGCTTCGCTCGGCACGATGTCGAGCACGATCAACTCGTCGACGCCGTAGTCGTTATAGACTTTTGCGGTCGTCACCGGATTGCCGGCGGCACGCTCGTTTTCGAAGAAGCGGACATATTTGACGAGCCTGCCGTCGCGCAGCAGGAATTTCGGGATAAGGCGCTTCTTCAGCATCGCAGGCTAATTTTCAAGGATTCCAGCGCAGGAAATTGCTCATCAGCTCGATCCCGCTGTCCTGGCTCTTCTCGGGGTGGAACTGAGTGGCGGCGATATTGTCTTTTGCGATGATCGCGGTCACGGACTGACCGTATTGTGCAAAGCCTACGACGTCGCCCGAGTTATTGCAGCGCATGGCGAAGGAGTGCACGAAATAGAATGCGAGATTGCTCTCGCGGATACCGGCCAGGATCGGATGGTCGCGCTCCCTGGCCACCATGTTCCAGCCCATATGCGGGATCTTCAGCGCAGGATCGTTCGGCATCAGGCGCACGACATCGGCATCGAACCAGCCGAGCCCGCGATGCAGGACGCCGTCATCGGCATGCTCTTCCGAAGACTGCGCCAGCAATTGCATGCCGAGGCATACGGCCAGGAACGGCTTGCCCTTTTCACGGACGTGAAGTTCAAGCAACTCGTCGATGCCGCGGGCGCGGATGTTGAGCATGGCGTCGCCGAAGGCGCCGACACCGGGCAGGATCACATGCGATGCATCGGCGATCGCGTCGGCGTCGTGGGTCACAATCGGATTGTAGCCGCAGTACTCGACGGCATTGCGGACCGATCGCACATTGTTGATGCCGTAGTCGACGATCGCAACGTCTGACATCGCCTTAGCTCCCCCGCCGCTACCCCAGCGCCGCTGATAAAATCACCCCTTGCCGCCGATTTCGACACCCGGATGGTTCGGCCACGGCACCGAGGTCCGGTCCCACTTGTCCATGTCAGGCATTTTCCTGCCCGGCTCCACCGCGTTTGGGGAAAACTGCCACGGGCTGACCTCGTGCTTGATCGCGATGCCAAGGAACTGTTCTTCAGTGAGCTGCAGATAATCCAGGAACAGGTCGAGGCTCGGCGGCCGCTTGCCGTCGAATTCCCGCACCAGCGCCTCGCCCTCCTCGCGGGTCATGCGCTTGTTGCGGATATCGATATTGGCGAGATGGTTGGTGCGTCCCATGCCGCGCTTGATGTATTTCAAATAGTCGCGCACGCCCTGGAAGAAGCATTCGATCTTCTCGTAGTCGTATTCCGGTGGGATGCCCTCGACTTCCTGGCCTTTCCAGCCGAGCTCGCGCTTGATGATCTCGACGTGCTTCTTGGTGTCCCACTTGATGTAGCTGCCGAGGCATATCGAGCGGCACTTGATCCGCATCAGTTCCTTGCGCGGCGGATAGACGAACGGATACAGGTCGCGCTTGGCGACGCGGCCGCCCAAAAATTCGTACATGTCGTCGGCGGTGATGCCGAGGTTCATGGCGCGGTTGAAGCGCTTCTCGTCGACCTCTTCCATCTCGTCGTAGGAATAGAACGACTGGTATTCGGCAAGGCTCTCGCCCCAGAACAACAGCGGCGTCTCGTAGCGGATCGCGATCTGCATGGTGTGGGCGTAGATGCCGGTATGGCAATGCCAGCAAAAATCGCCGCGGCGCTTGAGCGATTCCAGCATCAGCTCGCGGACGACATGCCAGTTCGGGGTGAAGTTCAGCACGTCGACGCCGAGCTGCTTGAACACGCTGGTGTTGTTCTCTTCGATCAGCGGACGATAGAACCAATGGTCGAAGCGCACCACCAGCGGCTTCAGGCCCAGCTTCTTCACCACGTACCAGAGCTGGAAAACGCTGTCCTTGCCGCCGGAATAGGGAACGATGCAGTCGTAAAGACCCTTGTCGCGGTATTGCGCGACAAGCTCCATCATCTGGGCATGGCGCTCATCCCAATTGATCTGGGTGTCGCGAACTTCAATCTGCGCGCAAACGCTGCAGGATCCGTGGTCGTCGAACGACGTTGCCTCTGCCGTTTCCGGCAGCAGACACTTGCTACAGCTCAACATTTCAAGAGTTCTCGCGGTTTCATGATTTGCCGTGCCATTACCACACGGTCCATCCACCGTCGACCGCCAGGCACTGGCCGGTCACGTATGCAGATAAATCGGTCGCCAAATAGGCCACGGCTCCCTTGAAGTCCTCCTCGCGTCCCATCCGCCCCAGCGGCGTGCGGGCGGTATAGCGGCTCAAAAACGGCTCCGGGGTGTCCCGAAACACGCCTCCCGGTGCGATTGCGTTGACCCGGACGTGCGGCGCCAGGGTCGTGGAGAGCCAGCGGGTGGCTTGGATCAGCCCGCCCTTGCTGGCGGCATAGGCGGCGGGGTTGCCGAGGCTGGTGCCCTCATAGAGCCGCCAATCGGGCCCGGAGAGCCCATAAATCGAGGAAATATTGACGACGCTGCCGTGCCCGGAAGCCCTCAGGTCGGCCGCAGCGGCCTGAACCAGGACGAACGGGGCTGTCAGATTGACCTCGAGCGCCCTCCTCCAGGTCTTGTCCGACTGCTGTTCGAAGGGAACCGCCCAGCCCTCCAGGCCGCTGGTTCCGACGAAGGCCGCGCAATTAACGATGATATCGATCCGCCCAAAACGTCCGCGGACCTGGCGGGGCAGATCGCGCACCTGGTCGGACTGCTCCAGGTCGCAGGCAAAGCCCGCGGCGGGGGCGGTCCAGCGCCCGCTCAACTCGTCGGCGGCCGCCGCGGCGCCGGGCTGCGAAAGGTCGACGACGGCGACGCTGGCCCCAAGCTCGGCCAGCGCATCGCCGATCGCCCTGCCGATATGGCCGGCGCCCCCCGTGACCAGCGCAACCCGCCCGTCGAGCGACATCAATTCGCGCAAGGAGCGGTCGGTGCTCACCCGAAAACCCTCTGAAATTCGTCCGAAGCGCGCTGCAAATCGTCGAGACGGCCGACGTCGATCCAGTATTCCCGCAGCGGAAACACCACGGATTGCTTGCCGCCTGCAATGGTCCGCTCGATCAAGGTCGGCATGTCGACCACTTCGTTCTCGTCGATATGATCGAGCACGCCGGGGTCCAGCAGATAGACGCCTGCATTGACAAAGAATTTCTGGGTCGGCTTTTCGCGTATGCCGAGCAGCCGGTGATCGTCGAAGTCGATCACCCCGAACGGCACGGTGACGGAATGCTCGCGCACGCAGACGGTCGAGAAAGCCTGATGCTCGCGGTGGTATTTCAGCATCTGCTCGAAATTGACGGTAGTCAGGAGATCGCCGTTCATGACGAAGAACGGCTGCTTCGGCCGCTCCGGCAACAATGAGAGCGCGCCGGCGGTGCCGAGACGTTCGTTTTCCTGGAGGTAGCTGATGTCGACGCCCCAGGCCGAGCCGTCGCCAAAGTAGTCGCGGATCATCTCTGACTTGTAGTTGACCGAGATGAAGAACTTGCCGAAGCCTGCTTTCACGAAACCGCCGAGCACGGTTTCCAGGATCGGCCTGTCGCCGACCTTGATCAGCGGCTTTGGCAGTTCATCGGTCAGCGGCTTCAGCCGCGAACCGAGGCCGCCCGCCATCAGCACCACCCAGTGATCGCTTTGCTGGGCCAGCGCAAGATCGTCGATCAGCTTGACCTCGACGACTTTTCCGTCCGCGTCCACAATCGGCAATTGATGGATCGAATGGCGGCGCATCAGGTTGAGCGCCGCCGGGTTGGTGATCCCGACCGGCGCGGTGATCGGCGTGCGGTTCATGACCAGATCGACCGATGCATCGAGACCGACGCCGCCGAGCAGCGCGCGCCGCACGTCGCCGTCGGTCACGGTGCCGACGATCTTTCCATCGCGCTCGACGATCGCCAGCTGCAGATTGCCTTGATCGATGCGCCGTAGCGTCTCGATCAGGGGTGTATCCTCGCAGACAACAAATGCACCGTTCATAACGTGTTATTCCCGGTCGCCGCCGGCAAACGCGCCGGCCTCGACGTTCTTCGCAACAACGGCCCCGGCGGCCACAATGGCACCGGCGCCCACGCTAACCCCACCCAATACCACCGCACCGGCGCCGACATGCGCCCCCTCGCCGACCACGACGCCGCCACACAGCACCGCGCCCGGTGCGATATGGCAGTGATCGCCGACCTGGCAATCATGTTCGACCACCGCACGGGTATTCACCAGCACATTCCGGCCGATTCGTGCCGCGGGCTGGATGATTGCACCCGCCATTACCTGAGCGCCGTCGCCAAGGGAAGCATCGGATGCCACCACCGATGATGCATGGGTTATAATCGGGAACATGTATCCCAGCGCCGTAAACCGGTCGAACAGCTCGCGCCGGGCCGATAGTCCGGAACTCGATCGCGACGCCCGATTGCCGAGGCCGTTGGCGAGTTCGACTTGGTCGATCGTCATCTTCAGGATGTCTTCGTCCGGACCGGTGATCGGCACTCCTCCAATGAGCATGCCCACGCGGGCGGAATCGCGGTCGATCACGGCGCTCGGACGCGTACCTCGGCTGAGCAATGCCTCGATGACAACGCGGGCATGGCCGCCGGCACAGAGCACAATCAGGCTCATGGCTCCAGCGCCTCATTGGCCGCGTAATCGCGATCGGCCTTCTTGCCGAGATAACTCCAGTATTCGATCGGCGATATGCCATCGCCCGGACGCTTCACACCGAGATTTTGTTCGGTAAATCGCTCGCCGCTGCGGATCGCGCTGGTCGCGACCAGGCTTCGGCGCGCCACCGATCGATTGGCGATCTCTTCCCGCGCCGGAATTTTGCGCCCGTCGCCGAGCGCTGCTTCGACTTCGCGGATATTGGCGATCATCGCGGCCAG
This genomic window contains:
- a CDS encoding imidazole glycerol phosphate synthase cyclase subunit, with the translated sequence MLKKRLIPKFLLRDGRLVKYVRFFENERAAGNPVTTAKVYNDYGVDELIVLDIVPSEASRSRVVDIIERMSEEIFMPFTVGGGVKTLEEVNMLLRAGADKVSVNSEAVRRPEFVRDAARVFGDQCITVSIDYKKISPNHASVFIDGGREHAALDPIEWARRCEDLHCGEVLLGSIDRDGTMSGYDLDMIHRAANVLGVPLIVSGGCGSLQHAIDALEAGASAVAISSMFLFTDHSPIKLRSHLFSRGLEVRASSSSRN
- a CDS encoding nucleotidyltransferase family protein is translated as MNGAFVVCEDTPLIETLRRIDQGNLQLAIVERDGKIVGTVTDGDVRRALLGGVGLDASVDLVMNRTPITAPVGITNPAALNLMRRHSIHQLPIVDADGKVVEVKLIDDLALAQQSDHWVVLMAGGLGSRLKPLTDELPKPLIKVGDRPILETVLGGFVKAGFGKFFISVNYKSEMIRDYFGDGSAWGVDISYLQENERLGTAGALSLLPERPKQPFFVMNGDLLTTVNFEQMLKYHREHQAFSTVCVREHSVTVPFGVIDFDDHRLLGIREKPTQKFFVNAGVYLLDPGVLDHIDENEVVDMPTLIERTIAGGKQSVVFPLREYWIDVGRLDDLQRASDEFQRVFG
- a CDS encoding N-acetyl sugar amidotransferase translates to MLSCSKCLLPETAEATSFDDHGSCSVCAQIEVRDTQINWDERHAQMMELVAQYRDKGLYDCIVPYSGGKDSVFQLWYVVKKLGLKPLVVRFDHWFYRPLIEENNTSVFKQLGVDVLNFTPNWHVVRELMLESLKRRGDFCWHCHTGIYAHTMQIAIRYETPLLFWGESLAEYQSFYSYDEMEEVDEKRFNRAMNLGITADDMYEFLGGRVAKRDLYPFVYPPRKELMRIKCRSICLGSYIKWDTKKHVEIIKRELGWKGQEVEGIPPEYDYEKIECFFQGVRDYLKYIKRGMGRTNHLANIDIRNKRMTREEGEALVREFDGKRPPSLDLFLDYLQLTEEQFLGIAIKHEVSPWQFSPNAVEPGRKMPDMDKWDRTSVPWPNHPGVEIGGKG
- the hisH gene encoding imidazole glycerol phosphate synthase subunit HisH; its protein translation is MSDVAIVDYGINNVRSVRNAVEYCGYNPIVTHDADAIADASHVILPGVGAFGDAMLNIRARGIDELLELHVREKGKPFLAVCLGMQLLAQSSEEHADDGVLHRGLGWFDADVVRLMPNDPALKIPHMGWNMVARERDHPILAGIRESNLAFYFVHSFAMRCNNSGDVVGFAQYGQSVTAIIAKDNIAATQFHPEKSQDSGIELMSNFLRWNP
- a CDS encoding acetyltransferase, translated to MSLIVLCAGGHARVVIEALLSRGTRPSAVIDRDSARVGMLIGGVPITGPDEDILKMTIDQVELANGLGNRASRSSSGLSARRELFDRFTALGYMFPIITHASSVVASDASLGDGAQVMAGAIIQPAARIGRNVLVNTRAVVEHDCQVGDHCHIAPGAVLCGGVVVGEGAHVGAGAVVLGGVSVGAGAIVAAGAVVAKNVEAGAFAGGDRE
- a CDS encoding SDR family oxidoreductase — protein: MSTDRSLRELMSLDGRVALVTGGAGHIGRAIGDALAELGASVAVVDLSQPGAAAAADELSGRWTAPAAGFACDLEQSDQVRDLPRQVRGRFGRIDIIVNCAAFVGTSGLEGWAVPFEQQSDKTWRRALEVNLTAPFVLVQAAAADLRASGHGSVVNISSIYGLSGPDWRLYEGTSLGNPAAYAASKGGLIQATRWLSTTLAPHVRVNAIAPGGVFRDTPEPFLSRYTARTPLGRMGREEDFKGAVAYLATDLSAYVTGQCLAVDGGWTVW